Proteins from a genomic interval of Abyssisolibacter fermentans:
- a CDS encoding CD3324 family protein, with product MSLVRYVKAEMVLPNDLVRNIQKYIQGKYVYIPSQPQTRKKWGEDSGSRAYIQNRNEDIRNKYESGYSIQNLAQEFFLSIHSIRKIIYTK from the coding sequence ATGAGCTTAGTGAGGTATGTAAAAGCTGAAATGGTTTTACCTAATGATTTAGTGAGAAATATACAAAAGTATATTCAAGGTAAATATGTATATATTCCTTCTCAACCTCAAACTCGAAAAAAATGGGGAGAAGATTCAGGTAGTAGAGCTTATATACAAAATAGAAACGAAGATATTCGAAATAAGTATGAAAGTGGATATTCAATTCAAAATTTAGCACAAGAGTTTTTCCTTTCTATTCATAGCATTAGAAAAATTATATATACAAAATAA
- a CDS encoding IS110 family transposase encodes MEDILEICAGLDVHQKNIVACVLDGTLNKRPKKEIKSFGTETEELLKLLDWLEEKKCSHVAMESTGVYWKPVWNILETGNFELILANAHQIKNLPGRKTDVKDAEWIASLFRSGLVNKSFVPEQPIRDLRDLTRYRKKIIFSINREKNRVHKLLQDCNIKITSQLSDIFGDTGRQIIDHIMNNRHIGRNEIEEMVKGRGKGKIKTKVDDILKSVNGNVREHHRVMIRFSYEHVEFLENKQKEIEKLIDKLVQPYTKEIEILNTIPGVSKNSASIIIAEIGVNMEQFPTDHHLSSWAGLSPGNNESAGKKKEAKLCREINI; translated from the coding sequence ATGGAAGACATTCTAGAAATATGTGCTGGATTAGATGTACATCAAAAAAATATAGTAGCATGCGTGTTAGATGGAACATTAAATAAACGACCTAAAAAGGAAATAAAATCATTTGGCACAGAAACAGAAGAACTACTAAAATTATTAGATTGGTTAGAGGAAAAGAAATGTAGTCATGTGGCAATGGAAAGTACAGGAGTTTATTGGAAACCAGTATGGAACATATTAGAAACAGGTAATTTTGAACTTATATTGGCAAATGCACATCAAATCAAGAATTTACCTGGAAGAAAAACAGATGTAAAAGATGCGGAATGGATAGCTAGTTTGTTTAGGAGTGGATTGGTTAACAAAAGTTTTGTACCAGAACAACCTATTCGAGATTTAAGAGATTTGACAAGATATAGAAAGAAGATAATATTCTCAATAAATAGAGAAAAGAATAGAGTGCACAAATTACTACAAGACTGTAATATAAAAATAACAAGTCAACTATCAGATATTTTCGGAGATACAGGAAGACAGATAATAGATCATATAATGAATAATAGGCACATTGGAAGAAATGAAATAGAAGAAATGGTTAAAGGGAGAGGTAAAGGAAAAATAAAGACAAAAGTTGATGATATATTAAAGTCTGTTAATGGAAATGTAAGAGAACATCATAGAGTTATGATTAGGTTTAGTTATGAACATGTAGAATTTCTTGAAAATAAACAAAAAGAGATTGAAAAGCTCATTGATAAATTAGTACAACCTTATACAAAAGAAATAGAGATATTAAATACTATACCAGGAGTGAGTAAAAATTCAGCATCAATAATTATAGCAGAAATAGGTGTAAATATGGAACAATTTCCAACAGACCACCATCTATCTTCGTGGGCGGGATTAAGTCCAGGAAATAACGAAAGTGCAGGTAAAAAAAAAGAAGCAAAACTGTGTCGGGAAATAAACATTTAA